GACATCGCCGACATCGCCGGGATCTGGCAGCTGCCTGGCGGCGGGGTGGCCCAGGGCGAACATCCGGCGGCGGCGTTGGTCCGCGAGTTCGTCGAGGAGACCGGCCTGGTGGTCGAGATCGTCGAGGTGGAGGCGGTGCTCGCCGACCTGAGCCGGCTCGGCGGCCCGGACGAGGAGGTGCACACCGACCGGATCGTCTACCGGGTCCGGCCGACCGGCGGCGCGCTGCGCTCCGAGGCGTACGGCACCGCCGACCCGGTCGCCTGGATCCCGCCGGAGCGGCTGCCCGACCTGCCACTGATGCCGTTCACCGCGGAACTGCTCGGCCAGCCGGTCACCCCGCTGCCGGAGCCGCCGCCCGGGTCCGTACGGCGGGCGCTGCCGCCCCTGCCGCCCCTGCCGCCCGACACCGGCCAGCGCTTCGCCGCGTACGGCCTCGCCACGGACCCGGAGGGGCGGGTGCTGCTCACCCGGATCGCGGACGGCTATCCGGGTGCCGGTCGCTGGCACCTGCCGGGCGGCGGCACCGACCATGGGGAGCAGCCGGCGACCGGGTTGCTCCGGGAACTGGTGGAGGAGACTGGTCAGCTCGGGCGGATCACCGGTCTGATCGATGTCACGCACCGGCACAACCGGGCCGCCCGAGGGCCGGAGGGCCGGCCGATGGACTGGCACAGCGTCCGGGTGTCCTACCGGGTCGAGGTGGATGTGCCGACCGAGGCGCGGGTGACCGAGGCGCCGGGCGGATCGACCGACAGCGCTGCCTGGTTCGCCGTCGCGGAGGCTGCCGGGTTGCCGCTGACCGACGTCGCGTCGCGGGCGCTGGAGCGTCTGGCAGGGCAAACTCCGCCGAAATGACCGTTGTGGATGATTCCGATACACTGGTTCCGTGGGTGTGGGGTCCCCCGACGGAGGGATAACACCCCGGATAGGGTTTCTGGGCGGATCGCGCGGTATGCGAAAAATGCTCCGTCGCCAACTATCGCCAAGGCGCTTCGGTCTGTGCGATGGTGTAGGCCGCAAAAGCTTGCCGGCCAACAACCCCAGGACCCCGGCATGAGCTGGCCGGGTCGCCACCACCGGTGGCGGTCGAGTCGATCGGGTAATGGAGGAAACGTGCCGAGAGCCCCTTGGCGTCGGCGTCACACGACGGACAACCCCCGCCCGGCAGGGCGTCGCTGGGCCGGGCAACTGCGCCGTGGTGGCGCGTTCGCCCGCCAGGTCCTGCTGGTCCGGGTCGCGCGTCGTGACGACGAGCGGGGCGGCATGACCGCCACCGTCATCCGACCCGGGCATGACTACCCCGGCGACCCGCGCACCCAGTTCCCGAGCCACTACGGCATCGACCGGTTGACCGAGGCGGAGATCGACTCCGTCGTACCGGTCAGCCCGGCGATCGGACCGATGGGCCCGGTCGACGACGTGGTGCAGCCGATGGCGATCCCGCTGCTGCCGGGCGAGCGGACGGTCGCCC
The Micromonospora pisi DNA segment above includes these coding regions:
- a CDS encoding NUDIX hydrolase encodes the protein MMRRRRIGAYGLCRDDHGRVLLTRSSATADIADIAGIWQLPGGGVAQGEHPAAALVREFVEETGLVVEIVEVEAVLADLSRLGGPDEEVHTDRIVYRVRPTGGALRSEAYGTADPVAWIPPERLPDLPLMPFTAELLGQPVTPLPEPPPGSVRRALPPLPPLPPDTGQRFAAYGLATDPEGRVLLTRIADGYPGAGRWHLPGGGTDHGEQPATGLLRELVEETGQLGRITGLIDVTHRHNRAARGPEGRPMDWHSVRVSYRVEVDVPTEARVTEAPGGSTDSAAWFAVAEAAGLPLTDVASRALERLAGQTPPK